One region of Drosophila teissieri strain GT53w chromosome 2L, Prin_Dtei_1.1, whole genome shotgun sequence genomic DNA includes:
- the LOC122625934 gene encoding chymotrypsin-like protease CTRL-1 — MHMQFGILNQFLDGECGVQSNGQTVKRSSSPWIAFLHTTDLIFVCTGTLISHNLILTAAHCITSNTPLVARLGEFMGTVEEYPLPVLHDVRESSKHPYFDMITHANDIAVLELATKVVYTDNIRPICIVWDRSWKRHIDGIQILSGPVRGKPENDNDGGNRILDIRRQPPEMCHNYMGTFRENISSSVICAGDSNSNLCNAESSSPLGAMVLHKKLQRFVQIGIATSNQRCNMPSIYTNVLSHIEFILRAWRHYSKGNSSSEASLPTKSPTKSPKMSPTKSSTESPTKSPAK; from the exons ATGCATATGCAATTCGGTA TATTAAACCAATTTCTCGACGGCGAGTGCGGTGTTCAATCCAATGGACAGACAGTAAAACGATCCTCGAGTCCCTGGATAGCATTCCTCCACACAACTGATTTGATATTCGTGTGCACTGGAACTTTGATCTCTCACA ATCTGATACTGACTGCTGCGCATTGCATAACGTCCAACACGCCACT AGTAGCTCGGCTTGGTGAGTTTATGGGAACCGTGGAGGAATACCCTTTACCAGTGTTGCATGATGTAAGGGAATCCAGCAAGCATCCCTATTTCGATATGATAACACATGCGAATGACATAGCTGTTCTGGAGCTTGCTACAAAAGTTGTATACACAG ACAACATCAGACCAATCTGCATTGTGTGGGATCGTTCGTGGAAACGCCATATCGATGGCATACAGATACTAAGTGGCCCTGTACGGGGCAAGCCAGAGAACGACAATGACGGTGGCAACAGAATCCTGGACATCCGACGCCAGCCACCAGAAATGTGCCACAACTATATGGGCACCTTCAGGGAGAATATATCAAGCAGTGTGATCTGTGCTGGGGACTCAAACAGTAATCTATGCAACGCGGAATCCAGCAGTCCTCTGGGAGCCATGGTGCTTCATAAAAAGCTACAGAGATTTGTCCAGATCGGCATCGCCACATCGAACCAGAGGTGCAACATGCCCAGTATCTACACGAATGTCCTAAGCCACATCGAGTTTATCCTACGAGCATGGCGGCATTATAGCAAAGGTAATAGTTCCTCGGAAGCAAGTTTACCTACAAAATCACCGACAAAGTCACCGAAAATGTCACCGACTAAGTCATCAACAGAGTCCCCGACAAAGTCACCAGCAAAGTAA
- the LOC122625944 gene encoding vitamin K-dependent protein C, whose translation MQSVAIGISALLFLLPVPGSSQYLDGRCGLLQNGKIADNISSPWMAYIHTSELIYVCGGTVITEKLILTGAHCTTANEQLVVRVGEFMEADDGDGSILSEHQVIQTFVHPLYNMTANANDIAILGLGKDIVFSKTIRPICIMWWTMWRDYVDRIQVLSGARWGQPKDRNESYAFSIADIRRQPANMCSILNGTALLSSQFCAGDSDTKLCNVDFSSPLGAIITFNKLKRFVLIGIATTNQSCNRASVYTDVLSYTDFILSVWRQYRKGEGQPSQRVPAFTNASTLTEEVLREKGRPPKLPEYPDFV comes from the exons ATGCAGTCAGTTGCAATTGGAATCTCAGCACTGCTGTTTCTGCTCCCCGTCCCCGGATCATCGCAATATCTGGACGGAAGGTGCGGACTCCTGCAGAATGGGAAGATCGCGGATAATATCTCCAGTCCGTGGATGGCTTATATACACACTTCGGAATTGATATACGTGTGCGGCGGAACTGTGATAACTGAAA AATTAATTCTGACTGGAGCGCATTGCACAACGGCCAACGAACAATT AGTGGTTCGTGTGGGAGAGTTTATGGAAGCagatgatggcgatggctcGATATTATCAGAGCACCAAGTAATCCAAACCTTTGTACATCCCTTATACAATATGACTGCAAACGCCAATGACATAGCGATTCTCGGTTTGGGGAAGGATATTGTGTTCTCAA AAACCATTAGGCCTATTTGCATAATGTGGTGGACAATGTGGAGAGATTATGTCGACCGCATCCAGGTGCTAAGCGGTGCACGGTGGGGTCAGCCCAAGGATCGAAATGAAAGCTATGCATTTAGCATTGCGGACATCAGACGGCAACCAGCAAATATGTGTTCCATCTTGAATGGCACTGCACTTTTGAGCAGCCAGTTCTGCGCAGGAGACTCGGATACAAAACTGTGCAACGTAGACTTTAGCAGTCCCCTGGGAGCCATTATAACCTTCAACAAACTCAAGCGCTTTGTCCTAATCGGCATTGCAACCACCAACCAAAGCTGTAATAGGGCCAGCGTTTATACGGATGTCCTGAGCTACACCGACTTCATCCTTTCAGTGTGGCGGCAGTACCGCAAAGGTGAAGGACAACCTTCTCAGCGTGTGCCTGCATTCACGAACGCGTCCACTTTGACGGAGGAGGTCCTGCGAGAGAAAGGAAGGCCTCCGAAACTTCCGGAATATCCCGATTTTGTTtga